The Apium graveolens cultivar Ventura chromosome 6, ASM990537v1, whole genome shotgun sequence genome contains a region encoding:
- the LOC141666336 gene encoding uncharacterized protein LOC141666336 yields the protein MVDIGTFNAPAVPKFDGDYDHWSLVMENLLRSKENWGIIDPRFDDLKTTLKDLKAKNYLFQSIDKTTLKTITQKETTKQLWDSMKVKYKGSARVKRAQLQRLRRTFEILEMKVGEGVTGYFARVMETVNDMRNYGETIDDVKIVEFFFRSLTDNFNYVVCSIEESKDIDSLTVDELHASLQVHERKVIEKKTEEHVLQVENEPRNARGREKWTSQRGGSSFRGRGRCRSYVNRSTINCFRCGKVGNYQFECTNVEK from the exons ATGGTAGATATAGGAACTTTCAATGCACCGGCGGTTCCGAAATTCGATGGAGATTACGATCACTGGAGTTTAGTCATGGAGAATCTTCTTCGTTCCAAGGAGAATTGGGGCATCATTGATCCAAGATTTGATGACCTAAAAA CAACACTCAAAGATCTCAAGGCTAAGAATTATTTGTTTCAGTCAATCGACAAGACAACTTTGAAGACTATCACCCAGAAGGAGACAACCAAACAGTTGTGGGATTCTATGAAGGTTAAGTATAAAGGCAGTGCTAGGGTGAAGCGTGCCCAACTACAACGGCTACGACGGACATTCGAGATCTTGGAGATGAAAGTTGGAGAGGGAGTAACAGGATACTTTGCAAGAGTCATGGAAACAGTCAATGACATGAGGAACTACGGAGAAACAATAGACGATGTAAAAATCGTTGAATTTTTTTTTCGAAGTCTTACAGACAATTTTAATTACGTGGTTTGCTCTATCGAAGAATCCAAAGATATTGATAGTCTTACAGTGGATGAGTTGCATGCGTCATTACAAGTACATGAACGCAAGGTAATtgagaagaaaactgaagaacATGTCTTGCAGGTTGAAAACGAGCCACGGAATGCTCGAGGAAGAGAAAAGTGGACATCTCAAAGAGGAGGAAGTAGCTTTAGAGGACGTGGGAGATGTAGATCATATGTCAACAGATCAACCATCAATTGCTTTCGATGTGGAAAAGTGGGTAATTACCAGTTTGAATGTACAAATGTTGAGAAATGA
- the LOC141666337 gene encoding uncharacterized protein LOC141666337: MARADMGSDESKGVWFLDSGCSNHMTGEKSWFIELDESFRHSVRLGNSTKMAVQGKGKIRFEVEGITQVVTDVYYIPNLTNNLLSIGKLQEKQLTILIKNDVCKIFHHQRGLIVETRMTSNRMFLINAKKKSTSISCFKVEEEDL; encoded by the coding sequence ATGGCACGTGCAGACATGGGAAGTGATGAAAGTAAAGGGGTATGGTTTTTGGACTCTGGATGCTCAAATCATATGACAGGAGAGAAATCTTGGTTTATTGAGCTAGATGAAAGCTTCAGGCACTCTGTTAGATTGGGAAATAGTACGAAAATGGCTGTTCAAGGAAAAGGGAAGATTAGATTTGAGGTGGAAGGAATAACACAAGTGGTGACTGATGTCTATTATATCCCAAATCTGACCAACAATTTGTTGAGCATTGGGAAACTGCAGGAGAAGCAACTGACAATTTTAATCAAAAATGATGTGTGCAAGATCTTTCATCATCAAAGAGGACTGATCGTAGAGACACGGATGACATCAAATCGCATGTTCCTAATTAATGCAAAGAAGAAGTCAACGTCCATAAGCTGCTTTAAAGTAGAAGAAGAGGATCTGTGA
- the LOC141668599 gene encoding putative L-cysteine desulfhydrase, chloroplastic produces MGNKDSPLITPSELLSEFSHHDPTTARINNGSFGSCPSSIIAAHQHHQLQWLKQPDDYYFNTLKPSVLSARHFIKHLVCANSVDEVCLVDNATTAVAIVLQHVSWCFLEKRFDFGDAVVMLHYAYGAVKKSVYAYVSRAGGRVIEVKLPFPLVGNEGIVDEFRKALEMGRMGGKKVRLAVIDHITSMPSVVIPVKELVQLCRDEGVDFIFVDGAHAIGNVEIDVNDIGADFYTSNLHKWFFCPPSVAFLHCANMDKMKDLHHPVVSHEYGNGLVVESGWIGTRDYSAQVVVPEVMEFVNRFEGGIEGIRRRNHEKIVEMGDMLVKAWGTNLGSPPEMSSSMVMVGLPVSLGISSDSDALKLRTHLRDSYKIEVPIYYRAPEDGEVDLVTGYARISHQVYNKLDDYLRFRDAVIKLVAEEFTCALLHG; encoded by the coding sequence ATGGGCAACAAAGATTCACCATTAATAACACCCTCAGAGCTTCTCTCTGAATTTTCCCACCACGACCCCACCACAGCTCGGATCAACAATGGCAGTTTTGGGTCATGCCCTTCATCAATAATCGCAGCCCATCAACACCACCAGCTTCAGTGGCTCAAACAACCCGATGATTACTATTTTAACACACTAAAACCATCTGTTCTTTCAGCTaggcatttcatcaaacaccttgtgTGCGCTAACAGTGTTGATGAGGTTTGCCTTGTTGATAATGCTACGACTGCTGTTGCTATTGTTTTACAGCATGTTTCTTGGTGTTTCTTGGAAAAAAGATTCGATTTTGGTGATGCTGTTGTTATGTTGCATTATGCTTATGGTGCTGTCAAGAAGTCTGTGTATGCTTATGTTAGTCGTGCGGGCGGGCGGGTTATCGAGGTCAAATTGCCGTTTCCGTTGGTGGGTAATGAGGGTATTGTGGATGAGTTTAGGAAAGCGTTGGAGATGGGGAGAATGGGGGGCAAGAAAGTTAGGTTAGCGGTGATTGATCATATTACGTCGATGCCTAGTGTGGTTATTCCGGTTAAGGAGTTGGTCCAATTGTGTCGAGATGAAGGTgttgattttatttttgttgacGGGGCGCATGCTATTGGGAATGTTGAGATTGATGTTAATGATATTGGTGCGGATTTTTATACGAGTAATTTGCATAAGTGGTTTTTTTGTCCTCCTTCGGTTGCGTTTTTGCATTGCGCGAATATGGATAAGATGAAGGATTTGCATCATCCGGTGGTTTCACATGAGTATGGTAATGGATTAGTGGTGGAGAGTGGATGGATTGGGACTAGGGATTACAGTGCTCAGGTTGTGGTTCCCGAGGTGATGGAGTTTGTGAATAGGTTTGAAGGTGGGATTGAAGGTATAAGGAGGAGGAATCATGAGAAAATTGTGGAAATGGGAGATATGTTAGTAAAGGCGTGGGGGACGAATCTTGGTTCGCCACCGGAGATGTCTTCGAGTATGGTTATGGTAGGACTGCCAGTTTCTTTAGGGATTTCGAGTGATTCGGATGCTTTGAAATTGAGGACACACTTGAGAGATAGTTATAAGATTGAAGTGCCTATTTATTATAGAGCTCCAGAAGATGGTGAAGTTGATCTAGTCACGGGTTATGCTAGGATTTCTCATCAGGTTTATAATAAACTAGACGACTATTTGAGGTTCAGGGATGCAGTTATAAAACTTGTTGCTGAAGAGTTTACTTGTGCGCTTCTTCACGGTTGA